The following proteins are co-located in the Paenibacillus sp. JNUCC32 genome:
- a CDS encoding Yip1 family protein, with translation MKQDYLKFPLHLIVHPFDGYWDLKYENRGRLGVAYLVLALVVIAMILQRQYAGFLVNYNDPRTLSSIDELIFIVLPFFLWCVSNWSVTTLMGGEGKFKEIVMASAYALIPMVLIYPPMTLASRFMVQEETVFYYLLTTVAAIWFIGLLFVGTMTVHQYSAGKTVVTMLLSLIVMGIIVFLGTLVLSMLQQIYTFVVNVYREIIFRQ, from the coding sequence ATGAAGCAGGATTATCTTAAATTCCCCCTTCATTTGATCGTTCACCCCTTCGACGGATATTGGGACCTGAAGTATGAAAACCGGGGGCGGCTCGGTGTCGCTTATCTCGTATTGGCGCTCGTGGTCATTGCCATGATTCTGCAGCGGCAGTATGCGGGATTTCTGGTCAACTACAATGATCCGCGGACGCTGAGCAGCATCGACGAACTGATATTTATCGTCCTCCCGTTCTTCCTGTGGTGCGTCTCCAACTGGTCGGTCACCACGCTCATGGGCGGTGAAGGGAAGTTTAAGGAGATCGTGATGGCCAGCGCATATGCCCTCATTCCGATGGTTCTGATCTATCCGCCCATGACGCTGGCGAGCCGGTTCATGGTCCAGGAAGAGACCGTGTTCTATTATCTGCTAACGACGGTAGCAGCGATCTGGTTTATCGGGCTGCTCTTTGTCGGCACGATGACGGTCCACCAATACTCGGCCGGCAAAACGGTCGTCACGATGTTACTGAGCCTGATCGTCATGGGCATTATCGTATTTCTGGGCACGCTCGTCCTGAGCATGCTGCAGCAGATTTACACGTTCGTTGTCAACGTTTACCGAGAGATCATTTTCAGGCAATAA
- a CDS encoding DUF5696 domain-containing protein → MKKRKWLYTVLACTVITCMAAGLLIYVNRGAPAVDVAAYSTAATETAQGRELSVLNDLTGGVPGMDLVAETEALALYYHPDTTEVAVRDKRSDTVWYSNPPDRMEDGMASPFEKEMLSSQLTLTFRDGIGTLETYPNYTWSVMNGNYTAEALDNGVRVTYTLGDVSLGIDALPKYISQDRLQEKVVSKLDASLARYVQARYYPMKDNPAMLERLDDQIKKELVLKKMLGAFEQAGYTAEDLAYDNEAGGGAAASASSKPQFKIPLEYRLEEDSLVVTIPLDQVTESESHRLRSVELLRYFGAAGTKAEGYMLVPDGSGSLIHLNNGKVKEEQYVQRIYGTDPNHNSSSRGQVAEQARMPVFGMKNGDGGWFAVIEEGDAIASVSADIGGKQNSYNHVFSSFAVRGEDMLELYTGSTVQEIQLLNDKLYNGKLSVKYRFLSGEGASYSGMARLYQETLAKENKLVPLEEAEGIPFYLDMLGSVDKRRSFLGVPYDAVVSMTTFEQAGEIAALLNGEGIANLRMRYLGWFGQGVHHKTPVKVKTDSVVGNAAELKALSKQLQDAGGGLYPDVAFQHVYHDDGAFTPSSDASRFVTRETAALHPYDRNTNRMNSYYGTYNLMSPAKLPYYVDRFTGQYERFGMGAVSLRDLGDVLSSDYRVQRVVFRETAKFIVTDQLKALHEAYPNTMVSGANAYSWPYAGHVLDVPTSSSGFGLTDEAVPFYQMVIHGYLDYAGAAVNNLNEQHLRKALLQSLELGTAPHFLWSYEQSSKLKYTRFDDMYSTHYKDWFEEAVSLYHELNEVLAPIRTQRMVEHKRHEDGVVEVRYENGASILINYTDQAVDVNGVLVEPQNYAVGGDRA, encoded by the coding sequence GTGAAAAAAAGAAAATGGCTGTACACGGTGCTTGCATGTACCGTTATAACGTGCATGGCTGCGGGCTTACTGATCTACGTGAACCGGGGAGCGCCGGCGGTCGACGTCGCTGCGTACAGTACGGCGGCGACCGAGACGGCGCAGGGCAGGGAGCTCTCCGTCCTGAACGATTTGACAGGCGGCGTGCCCGGCATGGATCTGGTAGCGGAAACGGAGGCGCTTGCGCTGTATTATCATCCGGACACGACCGAGGTCGCGGTACGGGATAAGCGGAGCGATACGGTATGGTACAGCAATCCGCCAGACCGGATGGAGGACGGAATGGCTTCGCCTTTCGAGAAGGAAATGCTGTCTTCGCAATTGACGCTGACGTTCCGGGATGGGATCGGCACGCTTGAGACTTATCCGAATTATACGTGGAGCGTGATGAACGGGAACTATACGGCGGAAGCCTTGGACAACGGCGTTCGCGTCACGTATACGCTGGGAGATGTCTCGCTCGGGATCGACGCCTTGCCGAAATACATCTCGCAGGACCGGCTGCAGGAGAAGGTGGTCAGCAAGCTGGATGCGTCATTGGCCAGATACGTGCAGGCCCGGTATTACCCCATGAAGGATAACCCTGCGATGCTGGAGCGCCTGGACGACCAGATCAAGAAAGAGCTGGTTCTGAAAAAAATGCTGGGCGCTTTCGAGCAGGCGGGTTACACCGCGGAGGATCTTGCCTATGATAACGAAGCGGGCGGAGGAGCCGCCGCAAGCGCCTCTTCGAAGCCGCAGTTCAAGATTCCGCTCGAATACCGGCTGGAAGAGGATTCGCTTGTCGTTACGATACCGCTTGACCAGGTAACGGAAAGTGAGAGTCACCGCCTGCGCAGCGTAGAGCTGCTTCGCTATTTCGGCGCGGCGGGAACGAAGGCCGAGGGTTATATGCTGGTGCCGGACGGCAGCGGCAGCCTGATCCACCTGAATAACGGCAAAGTGAAGGAAGAACAGTACGTGCAGCGCATATACGGCACCGATCCGAATCATAACAGCAGCAGCCGCGGACAGGTGGCCGAGCAGGCGCGGATGCCCGTATTCGGCATGAAGAACGGGGACGGCGGCTGGTTTGCCGTGATTGAAGAAGGCGACGCCATCGCGAGCGTGTCAGCGGACATTGGCGGGAAGCAGAATTCGTACAATCATGTATTCAGCAGCTTTGCCGTGCGCGGCGAGGATATGCTGGAGCTTTACACCGGAAGTACGGTGCAGGAAATCCAGCTGTTGAATGACAAGCTGTACAACGGGAAGCTGTCCGTCAAATACCGTTTCCTGTCCGGCGAAGGGGCCAGCTACTCCGGCATGGCCCGCTTGTATCAGGAAACGCTTGCGAAGGAAAACAAGCTGGTTCCCCTGGAAGAAGCGGAGGGCATTCCGTTCTATCTCGATATGCTGGGAAGCGTGGATAAACGGAGATCTTTTCTGGGCGTACCGTATGATGCCGTCGTCTCGATGACCACCTTCGAGCAGGCAGGCGAGATCGCCGCTCTTCTGAACGGCGAGGGCATCGCCAATCTCCGAATGCGTTATCTCGGCTGGTTTGGCCAAGGCGTCCATCACAAAACCCCGGTGAAGGTAAAGACGGACAGCGTTGTCGGAAACGCCGCCGAGCTTAAGGCACTATCCAAGCAATTGCAGGACGCCGGCGGCGGGCTGTATCCGGATGTTGCCTTCCAGCATGTCTACCATGACGATGGGGCGTTTACGCCGTCATCCGATGCCTCCCGTTTCGTAACCAGGGAAACGGCAGCGCTGCATCCGTATGACCGGAACACGAACCGGATGAACTCGTATTACGGCACGTACAACCTGATGTCGCCGGCGAAGCTTCCCTATTACGTGGACCGATTCACAGGGCAATATGAACGGTTTGGCATGGGGGCCGTGTCATTGCGGGACCTGGGCGATGTCCTGAGCTCCGATTACCGGGTGCAGCGGGTGGTTTTCCGGGAAACCGCGAAGTTTATCGTGACCGATCAGTTGAAGGCGCTGCACGAGGCATACCCGAATACGATGGTTTCCGGTGCCAATGCTTACAGCTGGCCATATGCAGGCCACGTGCTCGATGTCCCGACGTCGAGCAGCGGATTTGGGCTGACGGATGAAGCCGTGCCGTTTTATCAAATGGTCATTCACGGCTACCTGGATTATGCGGGAGCAGCGGTCAATAACCTGAATGAACAACATTTGCGCAAAGCGCTCCTGCAGTCGCTGGAATTGGGAACGGCTCCGCATTTCCTATGGTCTTATGAACAAAGCTCGAAGCTGAAGTATACGCGTTTCGATGACATGTACTCCACGCATTACAAGGATTGGTTCGAAGAAGCGGTTTCCTTGTACCACGAGCTGAACGAGGTGCTGGCGCCGATCCGGACGCAGCGAATGGTGGAGCATAAGCGGCATGAAGACGGCGTGGTGGAAGTAAGGTACGAGAACGGCGCCTCGATTCTGATCAATTATACCGATCAAGCGGTTGATGTTAACGGGGTCCTAGTGGAACCGCAAAATTACGCTGTAGGTGGTGACCGGGCATGA